The following coding sequences lie in one Flavobacteriales bacterium genomic window:
- the bamD gene encoding outer membrane protein assembly factor BamD, with product MLFLVGCSKYQRLLKSDDYNAKYEAAIALYDKGKYERALPLLEELVPLFRGTDKAEKVYFYYCYTNYNLDFLYEAAYHFKKFSTTFPNSTHAEETLFMNGYCRYLLSPISSLDPTETYTALNELQLFANTYPQHQLLDSTNNLMDKLRSKLEVKSYENAKQYYQIYDYKAAIVALNNTLRDFPDTKFNEEIALLLLKSNYYLAVNSIKEKKLQRFDDTIEAYLTFVDSFKESKYLKEAESLYNKALEQKTKLNQENL from the coding sequence TTGCTATTTCTTGTAGGGTGTAGTAAGTATCAACGTTTGTTAAAAAGCGATGATTACAACGCTAAATATGAAGCAGCAATTGCCTTGTACGATAAAGGTAAATACGAAAGAGCATTGCCATTATTAGAAGAGCTTGTTCCGCTTTTTAGAGGAACTGACAAGGCTGAAAAAGTATATTTTTACTATTGTTATACCAATTACAATTTAGACTTTTTATACGAGGCAGCTTATCATTTTAAGAAATTTTCCACTACATTTCCTAACAGTACACATGCAGAGGAAACCTTGTTTATGAATGGATATTGTCGTTATTTGCTTTCTCCAATTTCATCTTTAGATCCTACTGAAACTTATACGGCTTTAAACGAATTGCAATTGTTTGCCAATACTTATCCACAACATCAGCTATTAGATTCTACTAACAATTTAATGGATAAGTTGAGAAGTAAATTAGAAGTAAAATCATACGAAAACGCTAAACAATACTATCAAATTTATGATTACAAAGCTGCAATAGTAGCCCTAAACAATACCTTACGTGATTTTCCCGACACCAAATTTAATGAGGAAATAGCGTTGTTATTACTAAAATCAAACTATTATTTAGCTGTAAATAGTATTAAAGAAAAAAAATTACAAAGATTTGACGATACTATCGAAGCTTATCTTACCTTTGTCGATTCTTTTAAGGAAAGCAAATACTTAAAAGAAGCAGAAAGTTTATACAATAAAGCATTAGAACAAAAAACTAAGTTGAACCAAGAAAATTTATAA
- a CDS encoding DNA-directed RNA polymerase subunit omega, with amino-acid sequence MNFKNTNAEASTITRNMNEIEAVTGNIYESCVIVSKRSNQIAVDLKEELTGKLNEFASNTDNLEEIFENREQIEISRFYEKLPKTNAIALKEFLEDKLFFRNPSQEK; translated from the coding sequence ATGAATTTCAAAAATACAAATGCAGAAGCTTCAACAATTACTCGTAACATGAACGAAATAGAAGCAGTTACTGGTAATATTTATGAATCGTGTGTGATTGTTTCTAAAAGATCGAACCAAATTGCAGTTGATTTAAAAGAGGAACTTACGGGAAAACTTAATGAATTTGCTTCTAACACAGATAATTTAGAAGAGATTTTTGAAAACAGAGAACAAATAGAAATTTCTAGGTTTTACGAAAAACTTCCTAAAACGAACGCTATTGCTCTTAAAGAATTTTTAGAAGACAAATTGTTTTTTAGAAATCCATCTCAAGAGAAATAA
- the coaBC gene encoding bifunctional phosphopantothenoylcysteine decarboxylase/phosphopantothenate--cysteine ligase CoaBC, which translates to MLKGKNILLGISGGIASYKIATLTRLLKKSGANIKVVMTPAAKEFITPLTLSTLSENPVYSSFADKQTGEWNSHVELGLWADVMVVAPATANTIAKMANGICDNLLLATYLSAKCPVFVAPAMDLDMYLHPTTTKNINTLKEFGYTIIDAVDGELASGLVGKGRMEEPEKIAELLRDFFKSEQLLKGKKVLITAGPTYEQIDPVRFIGNNSSGKMGVELAKKALDLGADVTLVIGPNKQVKVDGINWIDVKSAEEMYNQVHKHVKKADIVIMSAAVADFKPKKVSKQKIKKNNADLIIDLEPTQDILKSVGNIKTKNQLLVGFALESNNELENAKTKLKSKNLDLIVLNSLNDKGAGFEFDTNKVSIIDNSNKVDKFELKSKSEVAHDIFNKIVSLLK; encoded by the coding sequence ATGTTAAAAGGCAAAAACATACTTCTGGGTATTTCTGGAGGAATTGCCTCGTATAAAATTGCTACATTAACTCGTTTGCTTAAAAAATCTGGAGCCAACATTAAAGTAGTAATGACACCTGCTGCAAAAGAGTTTATAACACCATTAACATTATCTACTTTATCAGAAAACCCAGTTTATTCCAGTTTTGCTGACAAACAAACAGGCGAATGGAATAGCCATGTGGAATTGGGTTTGTGGGCAGACGTAATGGTTGTAGCTCCGGCTACGGCAAATACAATAGCTAAAATGGCTAATGGTATTTGCGATAATTTATTGTTGGCTACATATCTTTCGGCTAAATGCCCTGTTTTTGTTGCTCCAGCTATGGATTTAGACATGTATTTGCACCCAACAACTACTAAGAATATTAATACACTTAAAGAATTTGGTTATACCATTATTGATGCGGTAGATGGAGAATTAGCAAGTGGGTTGGTTGGAAAAGGTAGAATGGAAGAGCCTGAAAAAATTGCCGAATTACTACGCGATTTCTTTAAATCAGAACAGCTTTTAAAAGGTAAAAAGGTTTTAATAACAGCTGGACCAACCTATGAACAAATTGACCCAGTTCGTTTTATTGGAAACAATTCTTCTGGTAAAATGGGGGTTGAATTAGCCAAAAAGGCATTAGATTTAGGTGCTGATGTAACATTAGTAATCGGTCCTAATAAACAAGTAAAGGTGGATGGGATTAATTGGATTGACGTTAAATCTGCCGAAGAAATGTATAATCAGGTACATAAACATGTAAAAAAAGCAGATATTGTGATCATGTCGGCTGCTGTTGCTGATTTTAAACCAAAAAAAGTCAGTAAGCAAAAAATCAAAAAGAATAACGCTGATTTAATTATTGATTTAGAACCAACTCAAGATATTTTAAAATCGGTAGGTAATATAAAAACAAAAAATCAGTTGTTGGTTGGATTCGCGTTGGAATCAAATAATGAATTAGAAAACGCAAAGACTAAATTAAAATCTAAAAACTTAGATTTAATTGTGTTAAACTCATTAAACGATAAAGGTGCTGGGTTTGAATTTGATACCAATAAAGTTTCTATCATAGATAATAGTAATAAAGTTGACAAATTTGAGTTAAAATCTAAATCAGAAGTTGCTCACGACATTTTTAATAAAATAGTATCTTTACTGAAATAG
- a CDS encoding DUF4835 family protein codes for MNYIFKILLFLSFLIFNSTTISAQELNCNFQVNSSQIIGSDKSIFEVLQTRLSEFVNSRKWTKHNYQIQERIECTMLINITERVTPTSFKATIQIQSRRPVFNSSYSTTLINHIDKDFEFNFNEFEQLEYSENSYVSNLTSVVSFYVYMILAMDYESFSKNGGSPYLTLAQNIVTNAQGSGSSGWKAFEDTKNRYWLVENLLKPNYVPFRETMYNYHRLGFDVMSADVTKGRAVVAESIKNLEKVFTYDMNSFQLQFFFNAKADEIVELFKEAPQSEKSEIVPILNKINPANSNVYEKIISGK; via the coding sequence ATGAATTACATCTTCAAAATATTACTTTTTTTAAGCTTTCTTATATTTAATAGCACTACTATTTCTGCACAAGAATTGAATTGTAATTTTCAAGTCAACTCATCTCAAATAATAGGTTCCGACAAAAGTATTTTTGAAGTGTTACAAACTAGGTTGTCAGAATTTGTAAATAGTAGAAAATGGACTAAACATAATTATCAAATTCAGGAAAGGATAGAGTGTACCATGCTAATTAATATTACCGAACGTGTAACTCCAACCTCATTTAAGGCAACTATTCAAATTCAATCTCGCCGTCCAGTTTTTAATTCATCATACAGTACCACGTTAATAAATCATATTGATAAAGATTTTGAGTTTAATTTCAATGAATTTGAACAATTGGAATATTCCGAAAATTCGTATGTATCAAATTTAACTTCAGTAGTATCTTTCTATGTGTACATGATTTTAGCAATGGATTACGAGTCCTTTTCTAAAAATGGAGGAAGTCCTTATTTAACATTAGCTCAAAACATAGTTACAAATGCTCAAGGTTCGGGCAGTTCTGGCTGGAAAGCTTTTGAAGACACCAAAAATAGGTATTGGTTAGTTGAAAATTTGTTGAAGCCTAATTATGTTCCTTTTCGTGAAACAATGTATAACTACCATCGTTTAGGTTTTGATGTTATGTCAGCCGATGTGACTAAGGGTAGAGCTGTAGTTGCTGAATCAATAAAAAACTTGGAAAAAGTTTTTACATACGATATGAATTCATTTCAACTACAATTTTTCTTTAATGCAAAAGCAGATGAAATTGTAGAACTGTTTAAAGAAGCTCCGCAGTCGGAAAAAAGTGAGATTGTTCCTATTCTTAATAAGATTAATCCTGCCAATTCTAATGTTTACGAAAAGATTATTTCTGGTAAATAA
- the recN gene encoding DNA repair protein RecN yields the protein MLLNLSISNYAIIEKLNLDFSEGFTVITGETGAGKSILLGALSLILGQRVDTSVLNDKEKKCVIEGIFKLDKKNFLEFFKENELDFETETTIRREISSLGKSRAFINDTPVNLNVVKELAEQLINIHSQHQNLLVKNGNYQLTVVDSFSNIQQNVQDFEEQYRLFLIQKNKLNELKSKENKAKADVDFLKFQVNEIEALKLKEDEQQEIEEQLDILNNAEEIKTTLHQASSLLLENEKSIVGDLKSILQSFSKIAHLSADYQMMFDRLNSLSIEINDLSREVSVLNDNVNFDNSEADYLNNRLNTIYSLEKKHHLNNSNELIDLLLSLKQELTQIESIDEVIGDLEKEVLRKENDLKLLAKDLSEKRKKNIPSLVSSIQNNLAELGMPESSFVINQEILTDLTATGIDKIDFLFSANKGFKPEEVQKVASGGELSRLMLTIKSILAKSNNLSTVIFDEIDTGVSGDIADKIGTIMKLMAKDIQIITITHLPQVAAKGKHHYKIFKEVKSEKTITDVTVLGQEEKINEIAKMLSGKELTKAALENAKNLISN from the coding sequence ATGCTACTCAATTTATCCATTTCCAATTACGCAATAATAGAAAAATTAAACCTTGATTTTAGCGAAGGATTTACAGTGATAACTGGTGAAACTGGAGCAGGAAAATCAATTTTGCTAGGAGCTTTATCTTTAATTCTTGGTCAGCGAGTAGATACTTCGGTTTTAAATGATAAAGAAAAAAAATGTGTGATAGAGGGTATCTTTAAATTGGATAAAAAAAACTTTCTAGAGTTTTTTAAAGAAAATGAGTTAGATTTTGAGACCGAAACAACCATTAGACGAGAAATTTCTTCTTTAGGGAAGTCAAGGGCATTTATTAACGATACCCCTGTAAATTTAAATGTTGTAAAAGAACTGGCTGAACAGCTTATCAATATTCATTCTCAGCATCAAAATTTATTAGTAAAAAATGGAAATTATCAGCTTACAGTAGTCGATTCATTCTCAAATATCCAACAAAATGTACAGGATTTTGAGGAACAATATCGCTTGTTTTTAATTCAAAAAAATAAATTAAATGAATTAAAAAGCAAAGAAAATAAAGCAAAAGCTGATGTTGATTTTCTTAAATTTCAGGTAAATGAAATAGAGGCTTTAAAGTTGAAAGAAGACGAACAGCAAGAAATTGAAGAGCAGCTTGACATACTCAATAATGCAGAAGAAATTAAAACAACGTTACATCAAGCATCATCATTGTTGCTCGAAAACGAAAAAAGTATAGTTGGTGATTTAAAGTCTATTTTACAGTCGTTTTCAAAAATAGCTCATTTATCTGCTGATTATCAGATGATGTTTGATCGACTAAATTCCTTGTCAATTGAAATAAATGATTTATCAAGAGAGGTTTCGGTGTTGAACGATAATGTGAATTTTGATAATTCAGAAGCAGACTATTTAAATAATAGGTTAAATACCATTTATTCCTTAGAGAAAAAACATCACCTCAATAACTCAAATGAGTTAATAGATTTATTACTTAGTTTAAAACAAGAATTGACACAAATTGAATCTATTGATGAAGTTATTGGTGATTTAGAAAAAGAAGTGTTAAGAAAGGAAAATGACTTGAAGCTTTTAGCGAAAGACTTGTCGGAGAAAAGAAAGAAGAATATACCGAGTTTAGTGAGTTCTATTCAAAACAATCTTGCAGAACTGGGTATGCCTGAATCAAGTTTTGTAATTAATCAAGAAATACTTACAGATTTAACTGCAACAGGTATCGATAAAATTGATTTTTTGTTTTCTGCAAATAAAGGATTTAAACCTGAGGAAGTTCAAAAAGTAGCTTCTGGGGGCGAATTATCAAGATTAATGTTAACCATTAAATCGATACTTGCAAAAAGTAATAATTTGAGTACAGTCATTTTTGATGAAATAGACACTGGTGTTTCGGGTGATATTGCAGATAAAATAGGAACGATAATGAAGCTAATGGCAAAAGACATACAAATAATTACCATTACTCATTTGCCTCAAGTTGCTGCAAAAGGTAAACATCATTACAAGATTTTTAAAGAAGTTAAAAGCGAAAAAACGATTACAGATGTAACAGTTTTGGGCCAAGAAGAAAAAATAAATGAAATAGCCAAGATGCTAAGTGGAAAAGAACTTACAAAAGCAGCGTTAGAAAATGCTAAAAATCTTATTTCAAATTAA
- a CDS encoding enoyl-ACP reductase, whose translation MSNNLLKGKKGIIFGALNSNSIAWQVAERAHEEGAEFILTNAPIALRMGELDELAKKTNSDVVPADVTSMEDLENLFNKAEEKFGKIDFILHSIGMSINVRKKIHYTETNYDFYAKAMDISAISFHKVMKVAKQKDIMNEWGSILALSFIAAQRSIPGYNDMSDAKSLLESIGRTFGYYYGIDKKVRVNTISQSPTKTTAGGGIKGFDSLYDYADYNSPLGNAPALDCANYCIAMFSDLTKYVTMQNLFHDGGFSSTGVSDRVIHQFEKGM comes from the coding sequence ATGTCAAACAATTTATTAAAAGGTAAAAAAGGTATTATTTTCGGTGCATTAAACTCTAATTCTATTGCTTGGCAGGTAGCTGAAAGAGCGCATGAAGAAGGTGCTGAGTTTATTTTAACTAATGCTCCTATAGCATTAAGAATGGGAGAGTTGGATGAATTAGCAAAAAAAACTAATTCAGATGTTGTTCCAGCGGATGTTACTTCGATGGAAGATTTAGAAAATTTATTTAATAAAGCAGAAGAGAAATTTGGTAAAATTGATTTTATCTTGCATTCTATTGGAATGTCTATTAACGTTAGAAAGAAAATTCACTATACTGAAACAAACTATGATTTCTATGCAAAAGCAATGGATATTTCAGCCATTTCTTTTCATAAAGTAATGAAAGTTGCAAAACAAAAAGATATTATGAATGAGTGGGGTTCTATTTTAGCCTTATCATTTATTGCCGCTCAACGATCAATTCCTGGGTATAATGACATGTCTGATGCTAAATCGTTATTAGAATCAATTGGAAGAACTTTTGGGTATTATTATGGAATAGATAAAAAGGTAAGGGTTAATACAATTTCACAATCACCTACTAAGACAACTGCAGGTGGTGGAATAAAAGGATTTGATTCTTTGTATGATTATGCTGACTACAATTCACCATTGGGAAATGCACCAGCTTTAGATTGTGCAAATTACTGTATTGCTATGTTCTCAGATTTGACTAAATATGTAACGATGCAAAACTTATTTCATGATGGAGGTTTTTCTTCTACTGGAGTAAGTGATAGAGTAATACACCAATTTGAAAAAGGAATGTAA
- a CDS encoding glycosyltransferase family 39 protein, whose amino-acid sequence MDLKGNKHIFLLLVVSILAYLPILFNGFTYYSDDNYILNNPLIQSFSTDNISLIFTSFFDGHYHPLTLLSFSFNYFFSGESPFGYQLTNLMLNAVNSCLVYILVLKLFNNKNQALIVALIFALHPLHVESVARITERKDTLFALFFLASCISYIVFIESKKFKKYGLAILFFVLALLSKGQAVTLPITLLIISFFILGYNQGLKQLKYILPLFLLSGLFGFLNLKAQLYTGYFLDTTSIPFINNVISAGYVLTNYIFKLFFPIQLSPHYPYPFDLTASVPKIYYLFTLIFPVVLAIIYFFRKNKTILLGLLFYLSNIFLMIRFIPVAENVMPDRYNYLPIIGFVIILYYLLEKVLKKKLMLGVYIVLGLFFIKSFTQSLVWKNGIKVWETAHKYYPNDSEINQNLGSHYYSNGKIDKALKFTNKAIELDTNNILAFINRSNIFNSQQNYKASLNDLKSVLQVKAISAKDLSNQSAVLIQIGEFEQALVKNKLAIEKNPYDAKLYYNQAAILLLLKQFDNGLLSINKCIELVPFYIGDAFLLKSKLALYNYDVTTADKAFKEAKKYTTKKESVQNTMYAIQNVMTYETALKSSKNAKELNTIGLTFYNLGFYQIAINYFEKAISLDENYSPGYQNLVYSYYATGDWYKTFENYKLVNQKNIVIDGKVKQQLINLEIINL is encoded by the coding sequence ATGGATTTAAAAGGTAATAAACATATTTTTTTATTGTTGGTTGTTTCAATATTAGCTTATTTACCTATTCTTTTTAATGGATTTACCTACTATAGTGATGATAATTACATCTTAAATAATCCTTTAATTCAATCATTTTCTACAGACAATATATCATTAATATTTACCTCTTTTTTTGACGGACATTATCATCCCCTTACTTTACTTTCTTTTTCTTTTAATTATTTTTTTTCAGGTGAATCACCATTTGGTTATCAACTTACTAATTTGATGTTAAATGCAGTTAATTCGTGTTTAGTATACATTTTAGTTTTAAAGTTGTTTAATAATAAAAATCAAGCTTTGATTGTTGCATTAATTTTTGCATTACATCCGTTACATGTAGAATCTGTAGCTAGAATAACAGAAAGAAAAGATACATTATTTGCTTTGTTTTTTCTAGCCAGTTGTATTTCATACATTGTTTTTATTGAATCTAAAAAATTCAAAAAGTATGGATTAGCAATCTTGTTTTTTGTATTGGCACTTCTTTCTAAAGGACAAGCAGTAACATTACCAATTACTTTATTAATTATAAGTTTTTTTATTTTAGGATATAATCAAGGGTTAAAACAACTCAAATACATCTTACCATTGTTTCTGTTGTCGGGCTTATTTGGTTTTTTAAACTTAAAAGCTCAACTGTACACAGGTTATTTTTTAGATACAACATCAATTCCATTTATTAATAATGTTATATCAGCTGGATATGTTTTAACGAATTATATTTTTAAGTTGTTTTTTCCTATTCAATTGTCCCCTCATTATCCATATCCTTTTGATTTAACAGCTTCTGTACCTAAAATTTATTATTTATTTACTTTAATATTCCCAGTTGTTCTTGCTATTATTTACTTTTTCAGAAAAAATAAAACTATTCTACTTGGATTACTGTTTTACTTATCCAATATATTTTTGATGATTAGGTTTATTCCAGTTGCTGAAAATGTTATGCCAGATAGATATAATTACTTACCAATAATTGGCTTTGTAATTATTCTTTATTATCTGTTAGAAAAAGTATTAAAGAAGAAGCTAATGCTTGGTGTTTATATTGTTTTAGGTTTGTTTTTTATAAAATCATTTACCCAAAGTTTGGTGTGGAAAAATGGAATAAAAGTTTGGGAAACAGCTCATAAATATTATCCAAATGATTCTGAAATAAATCAAAATTTAGGAAGCCATTATTATTCGAATGGTAAAATTGATAAGGCGCTAAAATTTACTAATAAAGCTATAGAACTAGATACTAATAATATTTTGGCTTTTATAAATAGATCAAATATTTTTAATAGCCAACAAAATTATAAAGCGTCGTTAAACGATTTAAAATCGGTACTTCAAGTCAAAGCTATCTCAGCAAAGGATCTGTCAAATCAGTCGGCTGTTTTAATTCAAATCGGAGAATTTGAACAAGCACTAGTAAAAAATAAATTAGCTATTGAAAAAAATCCATATGATGCTAAATTGTATTATAATCAAGCAGCTATACTTCTTTTATTAAAGCAATTTGATAATGGATTATTGTCGATTAATAAATGTATAGAATTAGTACCTTTTTATATTGGGGATGCTTTCTTGCTAAAATCTAAATTAGCATTGTATAATTATGATGTGACTACTGCAGATAAGGCTTTTAAAGAAGCTAAGAAATACACCACTAAGAAAGAGAGTGTACAAAATACAATGTATGCCATTCAGAATGTGATGACTTATGAAACTGCTTTGAAAAGTAGTAAGAATGCTAAAGAATTGAATACTATAGGACTAACGTTTTATAATCTTGGGTTTTACCAAATTGCAATCAACTATTTTGAAAAAGCTATTTCTCTTGATGAAAATTATTCACCAGGATATCAAAATTTAGTTTATTCTTATTATGCAACTGGTGATTGGTATAAAACATTTGAAAATTATAAGTTGGTTAACCAAAAGAATATTGTAATAGATGGCAAAGTAAAACAGCAATTGATAAACTTAGAAATAATCAATCTCTAA
- a CDS encoding tetratricopeptide repeat protein, producing MIKLKNKIVLLSISILCLFGSLFAQKYGDKDYFLVDSLNLESLTESDLIILNEALNKYHNSKHDTSKLKALELISENLMHDIWIEYNLLVKKQAEKSLAEKPELALKKFYLKSLAGAINNIGVNYEQQGNLVDAILFFHKSLKIQEYFHDYDGAATTLNNIGAIYNALGNQDKTLEYFYKSLKLREQIGDKNGIAQSLNNIGSILYVQKDLSKSLSCFERSYDLYRETDDKEGMAYSLSNMGNIYDLLNSDKALSYHQRSLKLREQIGDKKGEAFGMVNLGESYLLFNKKEEALIAAKKAYELSTSIGYPDNIQKSAYILSKIYKLKAEFPLALKYFEIAVQMKDSIRSEETNRASYKLQTKYEFEKQQAVKDAEHNKQMEIIAERGEKQTVITYSIAVGLILLLMFSIFVYNRLQITKRQKNIIEEQKKLVEVKQKEILDSINYAKRIQGAILPSERIINETLKNNFVYYKPKDIVAGDFYWMEKVNGTVLFAAADCTGHGVPGAMVSVVCNNALNRSVREFNLSDPGEILDKTREIVIQEFQKSDADVKDGMDISLCRLENKKLKWSGANNPLWIYRNNELIEIKPNKQPVGKSEIAQSFLTHEIELQENDTLYVFTDGYSDQFGGEKGKKFKTARLKEKLLSIQGLDMLKQREFIHETFEKWKGDLEQVDDVCIIGVRI from the coding sequence ATGATTAAATTAAAAAATAAGATAGTACTGTTGAGCATATCTATATTATGTTTATTCGGTAGCCTATTTGCACAAAAATATGGCGATAAAGATTATTTTTTGGTAGATTCCTTAAATTTAGAAAGCCTTACAGAATCAGACCTCATAATACTTAATGAAGCACTAAATAAGTATCATAACTCCAAACATGATACCTCTAAATTAAAAGCATTGGAATTAATTTCTGAAAATCTAATGCATGACATTTGGATAGAATACAATCTTTTAGTTAAAAAACAGGCGGAGAAATCGTTAGCCGAAAAACCTGAATTGGCATTAAAAAAATTCTATTTAAAGTCGTTGGCTGGAGCTATAAATAATATTGGTGTTAACTATGAACAACAAGGAAATTTAGTCGATGCAATATTATTTTTTCATAAAAGTTTAAAAATACAAGAGTATTTTCATGATTATGATGGTGCAGCAACAACCTTAAACAATATTGGAGCAATATATAATGCGCTTGGTAATCAAGATAAAACGTTAGAGTATTTTTATAAAAGTTTAAAATTAAGAGAGCAAATTGGAGATAAGAATGGAATAGCTCAATCTCTGAACAATATAGGTTCAATACTTTATGTTCAAAAAGATTTAAGTAAATCGCTTAGTTGTTTTGAAAGAAGTTATGATTTGTATAGGGAAACTGATGATAAAGAAGGAATGGCTTATTCCTTAAGTAACATGGGTAATATTTATGATTTATTGAACTCTGACAAAGCATTAAGTTATCATCAACGTAGTTTAAAGTTAAGAGAGCAAATTGGCGATAAAAAAGGCGAAGCTTTTGGTATGGTAAATTTAGGTGAATCATATTTGCTGTTTAATAAAAAGGAGGAAGCTTTAATTGCTGCAAAAAAAGCTTACGAATTGTCTACATCAATTGGGTATCCAGATAACATACAAAAATCTGCATACATACTCAGCAAGATTTACAAATTAAAAGCTGAATTTCCATTGGCGCTTAAATATTTTGAAATAGCTGTTCAAATGAAAGATAGCATTAGAAGTGAAGAAACAAACCGAGCGTCTTATAAATTACAAACCAAGTACGAATTTGAAAAACAACAAGCAGTAAAAGATGCTGAACATAATAAACAGATGGAAATAATTGCTGAAAGAGGTGAGAAGCAGACTGTTATAACTTATTCAATAGCCGTAGGGTTAATTTTGTTGTTAATGTTTTCAATATTTGTTTATAATCGATTACAAATAACTAAACGGCAAAAAAATATTATTGAAGAGCAAAAAAAATTAGTAGAGGTTAAGCAGAAAGAAATATTGGACTCTATAAATTATGCGAAACGAATTCAAGGAGCCATATTGCCTTCAGAACGAATTATTAATGAAACATTAAAAAATAATTTTGTTTATTACAAACCTAAAGATATTGTAGCTGGAGATTTTTATTGGATGGAAAAAGTAAATGGAACAGTTCTTTTTGCTGCTGCCGATTGTACTGGTCATGGTGTTCCTGGAGCAATGGTAAGTGTGGTTTGTAATAACGCATTAAATCGTTCAGTACGAGAATTTAATTTGTCTGACCCTGGAGAAATATTGGATAAAACTAGAGAGATTGTTATACAAGAATTCCAGAAAAGTGATGCAGATGTAAAAGATGGGATGGATATTTCGCTTTGTAGATTAGAAAACAAAAAATTAAAGTGGTCAGGCGCAAATAACCCTTTGTGGATTTATAGGAATAATGAATTGATAGAGATTAAACCCAATAAACAACCTGTTGGTAAATCTGAAATAGCCCAAAGCTTTTTAACTCATGAAATTGAATTGCAAGAAAATGATACTTTATATGTTTTTACTGACGGATATTCAGATCAGTTTGGAGGGGAAAAAGGTAAGAAATTTAAAACTGCTCGATTAAAAGAGAAACTACTTTCTATACAAGGGTTGGATATGTTGAAACAAAGAGAATTTATTCATGAAACATTTGAAAAATGGAAAGGAGATTTAGAGCAAGTTGACGATGTTTGTATCATAGGCGTTAGAATATGA
- a CDS encoding RidA family protein yields MKKIINTSNAPAPIGPYSQAVLVGNTLYTSGQIAINPVTNELVLSNIKDETKMVMENLKAVLQAAEMDFTHVIKCSIFIADMNDFAQINEVYGSYFKSDFPARETVQVACLPKNVNVEISAIAIK; encoded by the coding sequence ATGAAAAAAATCATTAACACATCAAATGCTCCAGCACCAATTGGACCTTATAGTCAGGCAGTTTTGGTTGGAAATACCTTATATACATCAGGTCAGATAGCCATAAATCCAGTAACGAATGAGTTAGTTTTATCTAACATTAAGGATGAGACTAAAATGGTTATGGAAAATTTAAAAGCAGTACTTCAAGCTGCTGAAATGGATTTTACTCATGTTATCAAATGTTCGATTTTTATAGCTGATATGAATGATTTTGCACAAATCAATGAAGTGTATGGTAGTTATTTCAAATCAGATTTTCCGGCAAGAGAAACAGTACAAGTAGCTTGTTTACCTAAAAATGTTAATGTTGAAATATCTGCAATAGCTATTAAATAG